From one Coffea eugenioides isolate CCC68of chromosome 11, Ceug_1.0, whole genome shotgun sequence genomic stretch:
- the LOC113752728 gene encoding DELLA protein GAI-like translates to MEPKFFCYDKSNASNSLDLNASSASCYILSFQDSSGLDETRNSKRLKQLDNFNQYFGNEYHHDCSRDVVYKGSINGRTEEKKCSTRPLFRDHIWAYAQKYMAAAAVEEADGAYDKEEHVIKEEGKEDGMRLVQLLVACAEAVAYRDKRHASTLIADLQADALVFGTSFQRVASCFVQGLSHRLELVQPRGAVGDIGAIPKTIAFSLEKEKALGLVYEICPHVQFGHYVANASILQAFEGESSIHVVDLGMTLGLRHGYQWRSLIFNLAIRAGRPCRLRITGVGNCADRLLVIGDELGEYAQNLGVKYEFAVVESNLENLRREDLKILDDEVLVINSILELHCAVKESRGALNSVLQMLNDLTPKAFILVEQESSHNGPFFLGRFMEALYYYSAIFDSLDAMLPKYDTRRSKMEQFYFGEEIKNIVSCEGPARVERHERLDQWRRRMGRAGFQPAPVKMLTQARQWLESVQACEGYTISEEKGCLVLGWKSKPIVAASCWKCS, encoded by the coding sequence ATGGAACCCAAGTTCTTCTGTTACGATAAAAGTAATGCTTCAAACAGTCTCGATCTAAATGCATCTTCTGCTTCGTGCTATATCCTCTCTTTCCAGGATTCCTCTGGCTTAGACGAAACAAGAAATTCTAAGCGGCTAAAACAGCTGGACAACTTTAACCAATATTTTGGAAACGAATATCATCATGATTGCAGCAGAGATGTGGTATACAAGGGCAGCATCAATGGAAGGACAGAGGAAAAGAAATGTTCGACAAGGCCTCTGTTTCGGGATCATATATGGGCTTACGCACAGAAATACATGGCGGCTGCTGCAGTGGAAGAAGCAGATGGCGCCTATGATAAAGAGGAGCACGTCATTAAGGAAGAGGGAAAAGAAGATGGAATGAGACTAGTGCAGCTGCTCGTTGCTTGTGCTGAGGCTGTGGCGTATCGTGATAAGCGCCATGCCTCTACTCTCATAGCTGATCTTCAGGCTGATGCCCTGGTTTTTGGAACTTCGTTTCAGAGAGTTGCTTCCTGCTTCGTTCAAGGTCTTTCTCATCGCCTTGAACTGGTTCAACCACGTGGAGCAGTTGGGGATATAGGGGCGATTCCCAAGACAATTGCCTTCTCACTGGAGAAAGAGAAGGCTTTAGGTCTTGTTTATGAGATCTGCCCACATGTTCAGTTTGGTCATTATGTGGCCAATGCTTCCATCTTACAAGCCTTTGAGGGAGAGAGTTCAATTCATGTTGTGGACTTGGGCATGACCCTGGGTCTGCGCCATGGTTACCAATGGCGGAGTTTGATATTCAACCTCGCCATTCGTGCAGGCCGACCTTGTCGCTTACGTATTACTGGAGTAGGAAATTGTGCTGATCGGCTTCTGGTCATTGGTGATGAGCTGGGGGAATATGCACAAAACTTGGGAGTCAAATATGAGTTTGCGGTGGTAGAAAGCAATTTAGAAAACTTGCGCCGAGAAGATTTGAAGATTCTTGATGATGAGGTTCTGGTTATCAATAGCATACTTGAGTTGCATTGTGCTGTGAAAGAAAGCCGAGGAGCACTGAACTCTGTCCTGCAGATGCTAAACGACTTGACACCGAAGGCCTTCATATTGGTCGAGCAGGAGTCAAGCCACAATGGGCCTTTCTTTCTAGGAAGATTTATGGAGGCATTATACTACTATTCTGCAATCTTTGATTCGCTAGATGCAATGCTTCCAAAATATGATACAAGGAGATCGAAAATGGAGCAATTTTATTTTGGAGAGGAGATCAAGAACATAGTGAGCTGTGAGGGACCAGCCAGGGTGGAGCGGCATGAAAGATTAGACCAGTGGAGGAGGCGAATGGGTCGCGCAGGGTTCCAACCGGCTCCAGTCAAGATGCTTACACAAGCCAGGCAGTGGTTAGAGAGTGTCCAAGCCTGTGAAGGTTACACCATTTCTGAAGAGAAGGGATGTTTGGTCCTTGGATGGAAATCAAAGCCAATCGTTGCAGCATCTTGCTGGAAGTGCAGCTAG
- the LOC113753113 gene encoding protein HHL1, chloroplastic, giving the protein MEATMSLNPLIRLPISSSRNVEDSLVRHSLVSTRRPHKGQRQKDLRLLIVEAKGKKGMAARQYQRTPPPPLPKIEDDGNPRFVIFIRMANVYLWYPINLVTGGTTAKIMVAAKDNFLGKYIYKDTLDRNLAAVIYRDEKEIQKMAMKQHRVLRSATEFRYGYKLVENNNLRAALSSNDVIELPRQEELKTVLDKVKDFFGDAKESFGKLTSLNAVSESSKEDSKEQANKKSTVKS; this is encoded by the exons ATGGAGGCTACCATGTCTCTGAATCCACTAATTAGACTGCCGATTTCTAGTTCAAGAAATGTTGAAGACTCTCTTGTAAGGCACTCTCTGGTCTCAACAAGGAGACCCCACAAGGGGCAGAGGCAAAAGGACCTCCGGCTGCTGATTGTTGAAgccaaaggaaagaaaggaatggCAGCTCGTCAATACCAGAGGACTCCTCCCCCTCCTCTGCCTAAAATTGAGGATGATGGCAATCCCCGTTTTGTTATCTTCATCCGCATGGCAAAT GTTTATCTTTGGTATCCTATTAATCTTGTAACAGGTGGCACCACTGCAAAAATCATGGTTGCTGCAAAAGACAATTTCCTGGGAAAATACATTTATAAGGATACTCTAGATAGGAATCTTGCTGCAGTTATTTACAGA GATGAAAAGGAAATTCAGAAGATGGCAATGAAACAACATCGGGTGTTGCGGTCAGCTACAGAATTTCGATATGGTTACAAACTTGTG GAGAATAACAATTTGAGAGCCGCACTTTCTAGCAATGATGTTATTGAG CTTCCAAGGCAAGAAGAGCTCAAAACAGTTCTGGACAAAGTTAAGGATTTCTTTGGGGATGCCAAGGAATCTTTTGGAAAgctcacttcattaaatgcagtCTCCGAGTCATCGAAGGAAGATTCCAAGGaacaagcaaacaaaaaatCCAC GGTGAAAAGCTGA
- the LOC113751317 gene encoding probable carboxylesterase 16, whose translation MPSVKVKIYSVLSKFYLKRQLQTLLESSISDLNSYGVVSRPDETVAPAVPSFSDTDGVATKNLHIDPLTSLSLRIFLPDSAIVSPNSLPKLRVRVSSKSRVGVSNESENGVYGGYLPDKNRKNCKKLPVIVQFHGGGWVSGGIDTVANDTFCRRMAKLCDAVVVSVGYRLAPESKYPAAFEDGLKVLKWLAEQANLAECNQSFENGKFSGFHGEGGGRRRQIVDGFGSLIVEPWLAAHGDPSRCVLLGVSCGANIANYVAQKAVEAGKLLDPVKVVAQVLMYPFFTGNIPTKSEIKLANSYLYDKAMSMLAWKLFLPEEGFNLDHPAANPLSTWGLVPLKYMPPTLTVVAEHDLMRDRAIAYSQELRKVNVDAPLLDYKDAVHEFATLDLLLGTPEAQACSEDIAIWMKKYISLRGHEFSY comes from the exons ATGCCGAGTGTAAAGGTGAAAATTTACAGCGTTCTCAGCAAATTCTACCTCAAGCGCCAATTGCAGACTTTACTTGAGAGCTCCATCTCGGATTTGAACTCCTATGGGGTCGTTTCACGGCCGGACGAGACTGTGGCCCCCGCCGTTCCTAGCTTCTCCGACACCGACGGCGTGGCCACCAAGAACCTTCACATCGATCCATTAACGTCCTTGTCGTTGAGAATTTTCCTGCCGGACTCCGCGATTGTTTCCCCGAACTCTCTTCCCAAACTTAGGGTTAGGGTTTCGAGCAAAAGTAGAGTTGGTGTTAGTAATGAGTCGGAAAACGGGGTTTATGGAGGGTATTTACCTGATAAGAATCGGAAGAATTGTAAGAAATTGCCGGTCATTGTGCAGTTCCATGGAGGGGGCTGGGTGAGTGGGGGGATTGATACGGTGGCAAACGATACGTTTTGTCGGCGGATGGCGAAACTGTGTGATGCTGTGGTTGTTTCGGTAGGGTATAGATTAGCGCCCGAGAGTAAGTATCCGGCAGCCTTTGAGGATGGGTTGAAGGTCTTGAAGTGGTTGGCAGAGCAGGCAAATTTGGCAGAGTGTAATCAGTCATTTGAGAACGGGAAATTTAGTGGCTTTCACGGAGAGGGAGGTGGCAGGAGGCGGCAAATTGTTGATGGATTTGGGTCCTTGATAGTTGAGCCGTGGCTGGCAGCTCACGGGGACCCTTCTAG ATGTGTCCTCCTTGGAGTTAGCTGTGGTGCCAATATTGCAAACTATGTTGCTCAAAAAGCTGTTGAGGCTGGCAAGCTTTTGGATCCCGTAAAAGTTGTTGCACAAGTCCTTATGTACCCTTTTTTCACTGGAAACATTCCAACAAAGTCTGAGATTAAGCTGGCAAATTCTTACCTGTATGACAAAGCTATGTCCATGCTTGCATGGAAACTCTTTCTACCAGAAGAAGGATTTAATCTGGACCATCCAGCTGCCAACCCTCTCTCTACCTGGGGATTGGTTCCCCTTAAATACATGCCTCCAACGCTCACCGTTGTTGCAGAACATGACTTGATGCGAGATCGGGCAATTGCATACTCGCAGGAACTTCGAAAGGTCAACGTAGATGCCCCCCTTCTCGATTACAAGGATGCTGTGCATGAGTTTGCCACTCTTGATTTACTTCTTGGGACGCCTGAAGCCCAGGCTTGTTCAGAGGACATAGCCATATGGATGAAGAAGTATATATCACTGCGAGGGCATGAGTTCTCTTATTAA
- the LOC113752729 gene encoding tryptamine 5-hydroxylase-like: MDDFTLQIICISSLLSFATFCFCYLYYYHILHPRTRSQSVTLPPSPSKLPFIGHLHLLTAMPHVTFAQLAHKLGPIIYLQLGQVPTVVISSPELAEHILKTHDHLMANRPQLIAAQYLSFGCSDVTFSPYGPYWRQARKVCVTELLSSKRVNSFRLIRDEEVNRMLRAVAAHSNSELDVSESFFRLANHILCRVAFGKRFMDENHETSSGGGGKKKELVGVLTETQALLAGFCVGDFFPRWRWVNSVSGMKRRLTKNLKDLRMVCDEIINEHLSEKRGRSGDVLEKEDFVDVLLRVQKQEDDLEVPITDDNLKALVLDMFVAGTDTTSATLEWTMTELARHPKVMAKAQDEVRQIAASKGRVEESDLPHLHYLRAVIKETMRLHPPVPLLVPRESMAECTIDNKYEIPARTRVLINTYAIGRDAESWENPLEYNPERFVGKDIIDFKGQDFRFLPFGGGRRGCPGFSFGLASVEISLARLLYHFDWALPQGVGADDVDLTEIFGLATRKRSALKLVPLIKNLPV; encoded by the exons ATGGACGATTTCACGCTCCAAATCATCTGCATATCATCCCTATTATCTTTTGCCACCTTTTGCTTCTGCTACTTGTATTATTACCATATCCTTCATCCGCGGACTCGATCGCAATCTGTCACCCTCCCGCCTTCACCCTCAAAACTCCCCTTCATCGGTCACCTACACCTCCTAACGGCCATGCCCCACGTTACATTCGCTCAACTCGCTCATAAACTCGGTCCCATCATCTACCTCCAGCTCGGCCAGGTGCCCACCGTGGTCATCTCCTCTCCTGAACTCGCTGAACATATTCTCAAAACTCATGATCACCTCATGGCCAACCGCCCTCAGCTCATTGCCGCTCAGTACCTCTCTTTCGGCTGCTCCGACGTTACTTTCTCTCCGTACGGCCCCTACTGGCGGCAGGCGAGGAAAGTCTGCGTCACTGAGCTTTTGAGTTCAAAGCGAGTCAACTCGTTCCGACTCATCAGAGACGAGGAAGTCAACCGCATGTTGCGCGCCGTGGCCGCCCACTCCAACTCGGAACTCGACGTGAGCGAGTCGTTCTTCAGACTCGCCAACCACATCCTCTGCCGCGTTGCATTCGGGAAGAGGTTCATGGATGAGAATCATGAGACGAGCAGCGGAGGAGGAggaaagaagaaggaattggTGGGAGTGTTGACCGAAACTCAAGCTCTGCTGGCTGGGTTTTGCGTTGGAGACTTTTTCCCGCGTTGGAGGTGGGTTAACTCGGTGAGCGGGATGAAGAGAAGGTTGACCAAGAATCTGAAAGATTTGAGAATGGTTTGTGATGAAATAATCAACGAGCACTTGAGTGAAAAAAGAGGGCGGAGCGGTGACGTTTTGGAGAAAGAAGACTTTGTGGATGTTTTGCTGAGGGtccaaaaacaagaagatgATCTTGAAGTTCCTATCACCGATGATAATCTAAAAGCTCTTGTTCTG GACATGTTCGTAGCGGGAACGGACACAACATCCGCAACTCTGGAGTGGACAATGACAGAGCTGGCGAGGCATCCAAAAGTAATGGCAAAAGCACAAGATGAAGTAAGGCAAATCGCAGCAAGCAAAGGAAGGGTGGAGGAATCTGATCTTCCGCATCTTCACTACTTGAGGGCCGTGATCAAAGAAACCATGCGACTGCATCCCCCAGTCCCTCTTCTTGTTCCCCGAGAATCTATGGCCGAATGCACCATTGACAACAAGTATGAAATACCAGCACGCACTCGGGTTTTGATCAACACGTATGCAATTGGAAGGGATGCCGAGTCATGGGAGAATCCTTTGGAATATAACCCTGAAAGGTTTGTGGGGAAAGATATTATTGATTTTAAGGGTCAAGATTTCAGGTTTTTGCCGTTCGGTGGGGGAAGGAGAGGTTGCCCGGGTTTCTCCTTTGGGTTAGCAAGTGTTGAGATTTCGCTAGCCCGTTTGTTGTATCATTTTGACTGGGCGCTGCCTCAAGGGGTTGGAGCTGACGATGTTGATCTTACAGAAATTTTCGGGCTTGCAACTAGGAAACGATCAGCTCTGAAATTAGTTCCTCTCATCAAGAATTTGCCCGTATAA
- the LOC113752730 gene encoding transcription factor MYB20: MGRQPCCDKVGLKRGPWTVEEDNKLMNFILNNGIQCWRLVPKLAGLMRCGKSCRLRWINYLRPDLKRGAWTEAEEDMIIELHSRLGNRWSKIAAHFPGRTDNEIKNHWNTKIKKKLKFLGLDPLTHKPIDQPENCVSKSEEFRENSSLGEQEVLKLELQETLQSEDFQTQQNEKNLNTNLHEQQSTGTSSSSLDEEKPNLASMFNETREFPETGSIEIQNSEPLDAISYIVGTNDIQLEDPFQNWIDSPLPWDVFSSLGENFL; the protein is encoded by the exons ATGGGAAGACAGCCTTGTTGTGATAAGGTAGGGCTTAAGAGAGGACCATGGACCGTTGAGGAAGACAACAAGCTCATGAACTTCATCCTCAACAATGGCATACAATGTTGGAGACTTGTCCCAAAACTGGCAG GTTTGATGAGGTGTGGGAAGAGCTGTAGACTGAGGTGGATTAATTACCTTAGGCCTGACCTCAAGAGAGGAGCTTGGACTGAAGCGGAGGAAGACATGATCATTGAACTTCATTCTCGGCTAGGCAACAG GTGGTCCAAAATAGCTGCACATTTTCCTGGACGCACGGACAATGAAATCAAGAACCACTGGAACACCAAGATCAAGAAGAAGTTGAAGTTCCTTGGCTTGGACCCTCTGACCCACAAGCCTATCGATCAACCTGAGAATTGTGTCTCCAAAAGTGAAGAATTTCGCGAAAATAGCTCCTTGGGAGAACAAGAGGTCTTGAAGCTGGAATTGCAAGAGACTTTGCAGTCTGAGGACTTCCAAACGCAACAAAATGAGAAGAATCTCAACACAAATTTACACGAGCAACAGAGCACGGGAACCTCCAGTTCTAGTTTAGACGAGGAAAAGCCTAATCTGGCTAGCATGTTCAATGAGACGAGAGAATTTCCAGAAACGGGGTCAATTGAAATCCAGAATTCAGAGCCCCTGGATGCTATTTCTTACATTGTTGGAACGAATGATATTCAGCTGGAAGACCCTTTTCAGAATTGGATTGATAGCCCACTTCCATGGGATGTTTTCAGCTCTTTAGGAGAAAATTTCCTCTGA
- the LOC113752941 gene encoding small heat shock protein, chloroplastic-like: MSHCLSNLPISQPHVTPQRCSTTSNRSYGRSSRHLLSPVSSRNICKGIRAMTGEARDNLDHLQRANKRQTPQPRNKSAPVAPIGLWDRFPTARTVQQMMETMERLMEDPFAYSGGWPSSLAPETGGYSRGRTPWEIKESDGEYKMRFDMPGMTKEDVKVWVEEKMLVVKAEKVPKKKNEDGEEEEKNEWSAKSYGRYNSIIALPENVQFEKIKAEVRDGVLYITIPKASSHGKILDINVE, translated from the exons ATGTCTCACTGTTTATCAAATCTTCCAATCTCTCAACCACACGTGACTCCCCAAAGATGTTCGACAACTTCAAATCGCTCTTATGGTAGATCTTCCCGCCACTTGTTGAGCCCAGTTTCTAGTAGAAATATCTGTAAAGGCATCAGAGCTATGACAGGTGAGGCCAGAGACAATCTTGACCATTTGCAAAGGGCTAACAAGCGGCAAACTCCCCAGCCCAGAAATAAATCAGCCCCTGTTGCACCAATAG GGTTGTGGGACAGGTTTCCAACAGCAAGAACCGTGCAGCAAATGATGGAGACGATGGAGAGACTAATGGAAGACCCTTTTGCCTACAGTGGAGGATGGCCATCGTCTTTGGCCCCAGAGACTGGGGGGTACAGCAGGGGTAGGACGCCATGGGAGATAAAGGAAAGCGATGGGGAGTACAAAATGAGGTTCGACATGCCTGGTATGACTAAAGAAGATGTGAAGGTGTGGGTTGAGGAGAAGATGCTGGTAGTGAAAGCCGAGAAGGTGCCAAAGAAGAAGAATGAGGATGGAGAAGAGGAGGAGAAAAATGAGTGGTCTGCTAAAAGCTATGGGAGGTACAATAGTATAATTGCTTTGCCAGAGAATGTGCAATTTGAGAAGATTAAGGCTGAGGTTAGGGATGGTGTTCTGTACATTACCATACCAAAGGCTAGTAGTCATGGCAAGATTTTGGACATTAACGTTGAATGA